In Catharus ustulatus isolate bCatUst1 chromosome 28, bCatUst1.pri.v2, whole genome shotgun sequence, one DNA window encodes the following:
- the PHLDB1 gene encoding pleckstrin homology-like domain family B member 1 isoform X5 yields the protein MLGSATPQCLGNMGTLSRRVPLGTRTRWQPVSSAIRRLQEGTMEASGRTPTSSTHRVQTVIQSSPLDLIDTGKGLKVQTEKPHLVSLGSGRLSTAITLLPLEEGRTTIGTAATDIILQGPGLAPQHCYIENVRGTLTLHPCGNACAIDGVPLQRPTHLTQGCTICLGQATFLRFNHPAEAKWIKSMIPAGSRSPSALYGLPGKSEALVNGGRQLSERGCHSHSSLVSSIEKDLQDIMDSLVLEESASPGIHKPPACGRSALSPVVNGGGRCLLSPPASPGAASGGSSYENFSPLSSPASSSSYTSPSLSSQEQGPAVPPPLPLRSSSYNHTVQPPTLPAGGSSEPWPADRLGDHRMGSPQLTPRVVPRPRVALQERPPSPFREPRDALAPGRQPPSKAAPEARLQPPESPRVARRNIESMRELPPLSPSLSRRAASPRVAPDTPSSQPRLGKEVPGSPRVRRKGPEESKGAGGPSPPMLAESPSRRPSFGTCLSPAYGLGSPAVPSPRQSPRSPRKPLGDLRLPAGSRERKNSITEISDNEDELLEYHRRQRQERVREQEMERLERQRLETILNLCAEYTKTDGMEPGDVHRLLAGDTDAGQWVPRGAMALDHAVEELQQRESLERLDEENLKEECSSTESTHHEHEKLTGPRAKEAQRLEEERASVLGHLDQLKGRVKELEQQLQETSREAEMERALLQGEREAEVVRLRQEQEAVQQLQEKLSSLDASIRKERDKERAKVDAERKELEQLQALYHESKSHLDKCPESMREQLQEQMRREAEALETEAKLFEDLEFQQLERESHLEEEREARGQQLLQSQAECQRSIARRKERVAALDAQAAQIQLQSAQEAERLARERSSILQLLQKEKEKLVSLERRYQLVTGGRSFPKMSSALREETLHISEPYELLEGTKPLSPLPAAAASLASPATYSYPKAQEEYMRLSDVFRFCSNAHGPSLDAKASAAAPAAAQRSFLLAVAPAADEYVTVEQLSGILGSLHTPAASLLGCTPLASSSGCAPPLPPLPSLPSPFVSAEMEQQLLGGPVCLPALDLEKWYQEVMAGFETSSSSVSPPSSPPPLPAKAHSSHKALQVYRAKTEGGAGVLTPRMKSGTPSSSQINLSMLERSPSPKGPPSPAGSLSRNLVATLQDIETKRQLALQQKGRQVIEEQKRRLAELKQKAAAEAQSQWEALHGQPPFPTAFPRLVHHSILHHHRPHGAGPRSEELDHAYDTLSLESSDSMETSISIGNNSACSPDNISSASGMETGKIEEMEKMLKEAHEEKSRLMESREREMELRQQALEDERWRREQLERRLQDETARRQKLVEKEVKLREKHFSQARPLTRYLPIRKEDFNLRLHIESSGHNVDTCYHIILTEKMCKGYLVKMGGKIKSWKKRWFVFDRMKRTLSYYVDKHETKLKGVIYFQAIEEVYYDHLRSAAKSPNPPLTFCVKTHDRLYYMVAPSAEAMRIWMDVIVTGAEGYTQFMN from the exons ATGCTGGGAAGTGCGACCCCCCAGTGCCTGGGGAACATGGGCACCCTGTCTCGGAGGGTCCCGCTCGGCACCAGGACCAGGTGGCAG CCCGTGTCCAGTGCCATCCGACGTCTCCAAGAAGGTACCATGGAGGCATCTGGCAGGACCCCCACCAGCTCAACCCACAGAGTCCAGACTGTCATCCAG AGCAGCCCCCTGGACCTGATCGACACGGGCAAGGGGCTGAAAGTGCAGACGGAGAAGCCACATTTGGTGAGCCTGGGCAGCGGTCGCCTCAGCACTGCCATCACACTCCTGCCCTTGGAGGAAG GGAGGACAACCATTGGCACGGCTGCAACAGACATCATCCTGCAGGGCCCCGGGCTGGCACCCCAGCACTGCTACATCGAGAACGTGCGAGGGACGCTCACCCTGCACCCCTGTGGCAACGCCTGCGCCATCGATGGCGTGCCACTCCAGCGGCCCACGCACCTCACCCAAG GGTGCACCATCTGCCTGGGCCAGGCCACCTTCCTCCGCTTCAACCACCCTGCTGAGGCCAAGTGGATTAAGAGCATGATCCCAGCGGGGAGCAGAAGCCCATCGGCTCTCTACGGGCTACCAGGAA AATCAGAGGCCCTGGTGAATGGTGGCCGCCAGCTGTCAGAGCGTGGgtgtcacagccacagctcccttGTCAGCTCCATCGAGAAGGACCTGCAGGACATTATGGACTCGCTGGTGCTGGAGGAGTCTGCATCCCCGGGCATCCATAAGCCGCCTGCCTGTGGCCGATCCGCCCTCTCCCCTGTGGTGAATGGGGGTGGGCGCTGCCTCCTGTCtcctccagccagccctggggctgcctcagGGGGCTCCAGCTATGAGAacttttctcccctctcctccccagccagcagcagtagCTACACCAGCCCCTCACTCAGCAGCCAAGAGCAGGGCCCCGCCGTGCCGCCCCCCCTCCCTCTTCGCTCCTCCAGCTACAACCACACTGTCCAGCCACCCACTCTTCCTGCCGGGGGTTCTAGTGAGCCTTGGCCAGCTGACAGGCTCGGGGACCACCGGATGGGCAGCCCCCAGCTGACGCCCAGGGTGGTGCCACGGCCACGGGTGGCCCTGCAGGAGCGGCCCCCCAGTCCCTTCCGGGAGCCACGAGACGCTCTGGCCCCCGGCCGGCAGCCCCCCAGCAAGGCAGCCCCAGAGGCCCGGCTGCAGCCCCCTGAGAGCCCCCGGGTGGCCCGGAGGAACATTGAGAGCATGCGGGAGCTGCCTCCCCTGAGTCCCTCCTTGTCACGCCGGGCTGCCAGCCCCCGGGTGGCCCCTGACAccccctcctcacagccccGGCTGGGCAAGGAAGTGCCTGGCAGCCCCCGTGTCCGGCGCAAGGGCCCAGAGGAGTCGAAAGGTGCTGGGGGTCCCTCACCCCCAATGCTGGCAGAGAGCCCCTCACGCCGTCCCAGTTTCGGTACTTGCCTGAGCCCAGCGTATGGGCTGggctccccagctgtgccctcgCCCCGGCAGAGCCCCCGCTCCCCCAGGAAGCCTTTGGGGGACCTTCGGCTGCCAGCGGGGTCACGGGAGCGCAAGAACAGCATCACTGAGATCAGCGACAACGAGGATGAATTGCTGGAGTACCAtcggcggcagcggcaggagcGGGTTcgggagcaggagatggagcGCCTG GAGCGGCAGCGCCTGGAGACCATCCTGAACCTCTGTGCTGAGTACACCAAGACAGATGGCATGGAGCCAGGTGACGTGCACAGGCTCCTGGCTGGTGACACAGATGCTGGCCAGTGGGTGCCCAGGGGTGCCATGGCCCTGGACCATGCTGttgaagagctgcagcagagggagagCCTGGAGAGGTTGGATGAGGAGAACCTGAAGGAGgagtgcagcagcactgagagtACCCACCACGAG CACGAGAAGCTGACAGGCCCCCGGGCCAAGGAGGCGCAGCGGCTGGAGGAGGAGCGTGCCAGTGTCCTTGGACACCTGGACCAGCTGAAGGGCCGTGtcaaggagctggagcagcagctgcaggagacaTCGCGAGAG GCAGAGATGGAGCGGGCGCTGCTGCAGGGTGAGCGGGAGGCAGAGGTGGTGCggctgcggcaggagcaggaagccgtgcagcagctgcaggagaagctcTCCAGCCTGGATGCCAGCATCCGCAAGGAGCGGGACAAG GAAAGGGCAAAGGTTGATGCTGAAAGGAAGGAGCTAGAGCAACTCCAGGCGCTTTACCATGAGTCGAAGAGCCACCTTGATAAGTGCCCCGAGTCAATGCGGGAGCAATTGCAGGAGCAGATGCGAAGG GAGGCAGAGGCACTGGAGACGGAGGCCAAGCTGTTTGAGGACCTGGagttccagcagctggagcGAGAGAGCCACCTGGAAGAGGAGCGCGAGGCACgaggccagcagctcctgcagagccaggctgagtGCCAGCGCAGCATTGCCCGCAGGAAG gagcgggtggctgccctggatgcCCAGGCTGCCCAGATTCAGCTTCAGAGTGCCCAGGAGGCTGAGCGCCTGGCCAGGGAGCGaagcagcatcctgcagctcctgcagaag gagaaggagaagctCGTGTCTCTGGAGAGGCGATACCAGCTCGTCACAGGTGGCAGAAGCTTTCCTAAAATGTCATCAGCTCTCCGAGAG GAGACCCTCCACATCTCAGAACCTTATGAGCTGTTGGAGGGAACTAagcccctgagccccctgccagcagcagctgcctccttAGCTTCTCCTGCCACCTACTCCTATCCCAAGGCACAAGAG GAGTACATGAGGCTGTCTGACGTTTTCAGGTTCTGCAGTAATGCACATGGCCCCAGCCTGGACGCTaaagcttctgctgctgcccctgctgccgCTCAGCGCTCTTTCTTGCTTGCTGTAGCTCCCGCAGCCGATGAG TACGTGACCGTTGAGCAACTCTCGGGTATCCTGGGCAGCCTCCACacccctgctgcttccctgctggGCTGTACCCCTCTGGCTTCTTCATCAGGCTgtgctcctcctcttcctcctcttccatctctcccttctcccttcgTCTCTGCAGAG atggagcagcagctgttggGAGGCCCTGTGTGTCTCCCGGCTCTTGATTTAGAGAAGTGGTACCAGGAGGTTATGGCTGGCTTTGAgacctcctcttcctctgtctctcctccttcttcccctcctccacTTCCAGCTAAAGCTCACTCCTCTCACAAGGCTCTCCAG GTCTATCGTGCAAAAACAGAGGGTGGTGCAGGTGTCCTCACCCCTCGGATGAAGAGTGGGACCCCTTCATCCTCGCAGATCAACCTCTCCATGCTGGAGCGCAGCCCCTCACCCAAG GGCCCCCCAAGCCCAGCGGGCAGCCTGTCCCGCAACCTGGTGGCCACGCTGCAGGACATCGAGACCAAGCGccagctggccctgcagcagaAGG GTCGGCAGGTGATTGAGGAGCAGAAACGGcgcctggcagagctgaagcAGAAAGCGGCTGCTGAGGCGCAGTCCCAGTGGGAAGCCCTGCATGGGCAGCCCCCCTTCCCCACTGCCTTCCCCCGGCTCGTGCACCACTCCATCCTCCACCACCACCGTCCCCATGGTGCTGGGCCCCGGTCCGAGGAGCTGGACCATGCGTACGACAcactcagcctggagagctcaGACAGCATGGAGACCAGCATCTCCATTGGCAACAACTCCGCCTGCTCACCTGACAACATTTCCAG TGCCAGCGGGATGGAGACAGGGAAGATTGAGGAGATGGAGAAGATGCTGAAGGAGGCACACGAGGAGAAGTCGCGGTTGATGGAGTCCCGG GAGCGGGAAATGGAGCTGCGTCAGCAGGCGCTGGAGGATGAGCGCTGGCGCCGGGAGCAGCTGGAACGCCGACTGCAGGACGAGACTGCGCGGAGGCAGAAACTGGTGGAGAAGGAAGTCAAACTGCGAGAGAAGCACTTCTCACAG GCTCGTCCCCTGACACGGTACCTCCCCATCCGCAAGGAGGATTTCAACCTGCGGCTGCACATCGAGTCCTCAGGCCACAACGTTGACACCTGCTACCACATCATCCTGACGGAGAAGATGTGCAAGGGCTACCTGGTCAAGATGGGCGGGAAGATCAAATCTTGGAAGAAGCGCTGGTTTGTCTTTGACCGCATGAAGCGCACCCTCTCATACTATGTGG ATAAACATGAGACAAAGCTGAAGGGTGTTATCTACTTCCAAGCCATCGAAGAGGTTTACTACGATCACCTCCGCAGTGCTGCAAAG AGCCCCAACCCTCCGCTCACTTTCTGTGTCAAGACCCACGACCGACTCTACTACATGGTGGCACCGTCAGCTGAGGCCATGCGCATCTGGATGGACGTCATTGTCACAGGGGCAGAGGGTTACACCCAGTTCATGAACTGA
- the PHLDB1 gene encoding pleckstrin homology-like domain family B member 1 isoform X1: MLGSATPQCLGNMGTLSRRVPLGTRTRWQPVSSAIRRLQEGTMEASGRTPTSSTHRVQTVIQSSPLDLIDTGKGLKVQTEKPHLVSLGSGRLSTAITLLPLEEGRTTIGTAATDIILQGPGLAPQHCYIENVRGTLTLHPCGNACAIDGVPLQRPTHLTQGCTICLGQATFLRFNHPAEAKWIKSMIPAGSRSPSALYGLPGKSEALVNGGRQLSERGCHSHSSLVSSIEKDLQDIMDSLVLEESASPGIHKPPACGRSALSPVVNGGGRCLLSPPASPGAASGGSSYENFSPLSSPASSSSYTSPSLSSQEQGPAVPPPLPLRSSSYNHTVQPPTLPAGGSSEPWPADRLGDHRMGSPQLTPRVVPRPRVALQERPPSPFREPRDALAPGRQPPSKAAPEARLQPPESPRVARRNIESMRELPPLSPSLSRRAASPRVAPDTPSSQPRLGKEVPGSPRVRRKGPEESKGAGGPSPPMLAESPSRRPSFGTCLSPAYGLGSPAVPSPRQSPRSPRKPLGDLRLPAGSRERKNSITEISDNEDELLEYHRRQRQERVREQEMERLERQRLETILNLCAEYTKTDGMEPGDVHRLLAGDTDAGQWVPRGAMALDHAVEELQQRESLERLDEENLKEECSSTESTHHEHEKLTGPRAKEAQRLEEERASVLGHLDQLKGRVKELEQQLQETSREAEMERALLQGEREAEVVRLRQEQEAVQQLQEKLSSLDASIRKERDKERAKVDAERKELEQLQALYHESKSHLDKCPESMREQLQEQMRREAEALETEAKLFEDLEFQQLERESHLEEEREARGQQLLQSQAECQRSIARRKERVAALDAQAAQIQLQSAQEAERLARERSSILQLLQKEKEKLVSLERRYQLVTGGRSFPKMSSALREETLHISEPYELLEGTKPLSPLPAAAASLASPATYSYPKAQEEYMRLSDVFRFCSNAHGPSLDAKASAAAPAAAQRSFLLAVAPAADEYVTVEQLSGILGSLHTPAASLLGCTPLASSSGCAPPLPPLPSLPSPFVSAEMEQQLLGGPVCLPALDLEKWYQEVMAGFETSSSSVSPPSSPPPLPAKAHSSHKALQVYRAKTEGGAGVLTPRMKSGTPSSSQINLSMLERSPSPKLTTCCPAQGPPSPAGSLSRNLVATLQDIETKRQLALQQKAKLLPAEPLQPGNLPGRQVIEEQKRRLAELKQKAAAEAQSQWEALHGQPPFPTAFPRLVHHSILHHHRPHGAGPRSEELDHAYDTLSLESSDSMETSISIGNNSACSPDNISSASGMETGKIEEMEKMLKEAHEEKSRLMESREREMELRQQALEDERWRREQLERRLQDETARRQKLVEKEVKLREKHFSQARPLTRYLPIRKEDFNLRLHIESSGHNVDTCYHIILTEKMCKGYLVKMGGKIKSWKKRWFVFDRMKRTLSYYVDKHETKLKGVIYFQAIEEVYYDHLRSAAKSPNPPLTFCVKTHDRLYYMVAPSAEAMRIWMDVIVTGAEGYTQFMN, translated from the exons ATGCTGGGAAGTGCGACCCCCCAGTGCCTGGGGAACATGGGCACCCTGTCTCGGAGGGTCCCGCTCGGCACCAGGACCAGGTGGCAG CCCGTGTCCAGTGCCATCCGACGTCTCCAAGAAGGTACCATGGAGGCATCTGGCAGGACCCCCACCAGCTCAACCCACAGAGTCCAGACTGTCATCCAG AGCAGCCCCCTGGACCTGATCGACACGGGCAAGGGGCTGAAAGTGCAGACGGAGAAGCCACATTTGGTGAGCCTGGGCAGCGGTCGCCTCAGCACTGCCATCACACTCCTGCCCTTGGAGGAAG GGAGGACAACCATTGGCACGGCTGCAACAGACATCATCCTGCAGGGCCCCGGGCTGGCACCCCAGCACTGCTACATCGAGAACGTGCGAGGGACGCTCACCCTGCACCCCTGTGGCAACGCCTGCGCCATCGATGGCGTGCCACTCCAGCGGCCCACGCACCTCACCCAAG GGTGCACCATCTGCCTGGGCCAGGCCACCTTCCTCCGCTTCAACCACCCTGCTGAGGCCAAGTGGATTAAGAGCATGATCCCAGCGGGGAGCAGAAGCCCATCGGCTCTCTACGGGCTACCAGGAA AATCAGAGGCCCTGGTGAATGGTGGCCGCCAGCTGTCAGAGCGTGGgtgtcacagccacagctcccttGTCAGCTCCATCGAGAAGGACCTGCAGGACATTATGGACTCGCTGGTGCTGGAGGAGTCTGCATCCCCGGGCATCCATAAGCCGCCTGCCTGTGGCCGATCCGCCCTCTCCCCTGTGGTGAATGGGGGTGGGCGCTGCCTCCTGTCtcctccagccagccctggggctgcctcagGGGGCTCCAGCTATGAGAacttttctcccctctcctccccagccagcagcagtagCTACACCAGCCCCTCACTCAGCAGCCAAGAGCAGGGCCCCGCCGTGCCGCCCCCCCTCCCTCTTCGCTCCTCCAGCTACAACCACACTGTCCAGCCACCCACTCTTCCTGCCGGGGGTTCTAGTGAGCCTTGGCCAGCTGACAGGCTCGGGGACCACCGGATGGGCAGCCCCCAGCTGACGCCCAGGGTGGTGCCACGGCCACGGGTGGCCCTGCAGGAGCGGCCCCCCAGTCCCTTCCGGGAGCCACGAGACGCTCTGGCCCCCGGCCGGCAGCCCCCCAGCAAGGCAGCCCCAGAGGCCCGGCTGCAGCCCCCTGAGAGCCCCCGGGTGGCCCGGAGGAACATTGAGAGCATGCGGGAGCTGCCTCCCCTGAGTCCCTCCTTGTCACGCCGGGCTGCCAGCCCCCGGGTGGCCCCTGACAccccctcctcacagccccGGCTGGGCAAGGAAGTGCCTGGCAGCCCCCGTGTCCGGCGCAAGGGCCCAGAGGAGTCGAAAGGTGCTGGGGGTCCCTCACCCCCAATGCTGGCAGAGAGCCCCTCACGCCGTCCCAGTTTCGGTACTTGCCTGAGCCCAGCGTATGGGCTGggctccccagctgtgccctcgCCCCGGCAGAGCCCCCGCTCCCCCAGGAAGCCTTTGGGGGACCTTCGGCTGCCAGCGGGGTCACGGGAGCGCAAGAACAGCATCACTGAGATCAGCGACAACGAGGATGAATTGCTGGAGTACCAtcggcggcagcggcaggagcGGGTTcgggagcaggagatggagcGCCTG GAGCGGCAGCGCCTGGAGACCATCCTGAACCTCTGTGCTGAGTACACCAAGACAGATGGCATGGAGCCAGGTGACGTGCACAGGCTCCTGGCTGGTGACACAGATGCTGGCCAGTGGGTGCCCAGGGGTGCCATGGCCCTGGACCATGCTGttgaagagctgcagcagagggagagCCTGGAGAGGTTGGATGAGGAGAACCTGAAGGAGgagtgcagcagcactgagagtACCCACCACGAG CACGAGAAGCTGACAGGCCCCCGGGCCAAGGAGGCGCAGCGGCTGGAGGAGGAGCGTGCCAGTGTCCTTGGACACCTGGACCAGCTGAAGGGCCGTGtcaaggagctggagcagcagctgcaggagacaTCGCGAGAG GCAGAGATGGAGCGGGCGCTGCTGCAGGGTGAGCGGGAGGCAGAGGTGGTGCggctgcggcaggagcaggaagccgtgcagcagctgcaggagaagctcTCCAGCCTGGATGCCAGCATCCGCAAGGAGCGGGACAAG GAAAGGGCAAAGGTTGATGCTGAAAGGAAGGAGCTAGAGCAACTCCAGGCGCTTTACCATGAGTCGAAGAGCCACCTTGATAAGTGCCCCGAGTCAATGCGGGAGCAATTGCAGGAGCAGATGCGAAGG GAGGCAGAGGCACTGGAGACGGAGGCCAAGCTGTTTGAGGACCTGGagttccagcagctggagcGAGAGAGCCACCTGGAAGAGGAGCGCGAGGCACgaggccagcagctcctgcagagccaggctgagtGCCAGCGCAGCATTGCCCGCAGGAAG gagcgggtggctgccctggatgcCCAGGCTGCCCAGATTCAGCTTCAGAGTGCCCAGGAGGCTGAGCGCCTGGCCAGGGAGCGaagcagcatcctgcagctcctgcagaag gagaaggagaagctCGTGTCTCTGGAGAGGCGATACCAGCTCGTCACAGGTGGCAGAAGCTTTCCTAAAATGTCATCAGCTCTCCGAGAG GAGACCCTCCACATCTCAGAACCTTATGAGCTGTTGGAGGGAACTAagcccctgagccccctgccagcagcagctgcctccttAGCTTCTCCTGCCACCTACTCCTATCCCAAGGCACAAGAG GAGTACATGAGGCTGTCTGACGTTTTCAGGTTCTGCAGTAATGCACATGGCCCCAGCCTGGACGCTaaagcttctgctgctgcccctgctgccgCTCAGCGCTCTTTCTTGCTTGCTGTAGCTCCCGCAGCCGATGAG TACGTGACCGTTGAGCAACTCTCGGGTATCCTGGGCAGCCTCCACacccctgctgcttccctgctggGCTGTACCCCTCTGGCTTCTTCATCAGGCTgtgctcctcctcttcctcctcttccatctctcccttctcccttcgTCTCTGCAGAG atggagcagcagctgttggGAGGCCCTGTGTGTCTCCCGGCTCTTGATTTAGAGAAGTGGTACCAGGAGGTTATGGCTGGCTTTGAgacctcctcttcctctgtctctcctccttcttcccctcctccacTTCCAGCTAAAGCTCACTCCTCTCACAAGGCTCTCCAG GTCTATCGTGCAAAAACAGAGGGTGGTGCAGGTGTCCTCACCCCTCGGATGAAGAGTGGGACCCCTTCATCCTCGCAGATCAACCTCTCCATGCTGGAGCGCAGCCCCTCACCCAAG CTGACCACCTGCTGTCCTGCCCAGGGCCCCCCAAGCCCAGCGGGCAGCCTGTCCCGCAACCTGGTGGCCACGCTGCAGGACATCGAGACCAAGCGccagctggccctgcagcagaAGG CCAAgcttctcccagcagagcccttgCAACCGGGCAATCTACCAG GTCGGCAGGTGATTGAGGAGCAGAAACGGcgcctggcagagctgaagcAGAAAGCGGCTGCTGAGGCGCAGTCCCAGTGGGAAGCCCTGCATGGGCAGCCCCCCTTCCCCACTGCCTTCCCCCGGCTCGTGCACCACTCCATCCTCCACCACCACCGTCCCCATGGTGCTGGGCCCCGGTCCGAGGAGCTGGACCATGCGTACGACAcactcagcctggagagctcaGACAGCATGGAGACCAGCATCTCCATTGGCAACAACTCCGCCTGCTCACCTGACAACATTTCCAG TGCCAGCGGGATGGAGACAGGGAAGATTGAGGAGATGGAGAAGATGCTGAAGGAGGCACACGAGGAGAAGTCGCGGTTGATGGAGTCCCGG GAGCGGGAAATGGAGCTGCGTCAGCAGGCGCTGGAGGATGAGCGCTGGCGCCGGGAGCAGCTGGAACGCCGACTGCAGGACGAGACTGCGCGGAGGCAGAAACTGGTGGAGAAGGAAGTCAAACTGCGAGAGAAGCACTTCTCACAG GCTCGTCCCCTGACACGGTACCTCCCCATCCGCAAGGAGGATTTCAACCTGCGGCTGCACATCGAGTCCTCAGGCCACAACGTTGACACCTGCTACCACATCATCCTGACGGAGAAGATGTGCAAGGGCTACCTGGTCAAGATGGGCGGGAAGATCAAATCTTGGAAGAAGCGCTGGTTTGTCTTTGACCGCATGAAGCGCACCCTCTCATACTATGTGG ATAAACATGAGACAAAGCTGAAGGGTGTTATCTACTTCCAAGCCATCGAAGAGGTTTACTACGATCACCTCCGCAGTGCTGCAAAG AGCCCCAACCCTCCGCTCACTTTCTGTGTCAAGACCCACGACCGACTCTACTACATGGTGGCACCGTCAGCTGAGGCCATGCGCATCTGGATGGACGTCATTGTCACAGGGGCAGAGGGTTACACCCAGTTCATGAACTGA